A stretch of the Vigna radiata var. radiata cultivar VC1973A chromosome 7, Vradiata_ver6, whole genome shotgun sequence genome encodes the following:
- the LOC106767493 gene encoding dnaJ homolog subfamily B member 13, with protein MGVDYYKILQVDKNATDEDLKKAYRKLAMKWHPDKNATNKKEAETKFKQISEAYEVLSDPQKRAIYDQYGEEGLKGQVPPPDAGGTTFFQTGDGPTTFRFNPRNANDIFSEFFGFSSPSSFGGGGGGGMRGGSFGGVFGNGMFGPFAEGGPMNQGPRKAPPIEKRLPCTLEELYKGTTKKMKISREIADASGKTLPVEEILTLEIKAGWKKGTKITFTEKGNELPNMIASDLVFVIDEKPHPVFTRDGNDLVVTQKVSLAEALTGYTVHLTTLDGRALNITINNVIHPNYEEVVPKEGMPISKDPSKKGNLRIKFNIKFPAKLTSEQKAGIKKLLSY; from the exons ATGGGTGTGGACTACTATAAAATTTTGCAGGTCGACAAGAATGCCACggatgaagatttgaagaaagCTTACAGAAAGCTTGCAATGAAATGGCACCCTGACAAGAATGCAACTAATAAGAAAGAGGCTGAGACTAAGTTCAAGCAGATATCTGAAGCCTACGAG GTTTTGAGTGATCCCCAGAAAAGAGCAATTTATGATCAGTACGGAGAAGAAGGGCTTAAAGGGCAAGTACCACCTCCAGATGCTGGTGGCACAACTTTCTTCCAAACTGGGGATGGTCCAACAACATTCAGGTTCAATCCAAGAAACGCAAATGACATTTTTTCTGAGTTTTTCGGGTTTTCAAGCCCAAGCTCAtttggtggcggtggtggtggtggcatgAGGGGTGGTTCCTTCGGTGGAGTTTTTGGCAATGGTATGTTTGGTCCATTTGCAGAAGGAGGGCCAATGAATCAGGGTCCACGCAAGGCACCTCCTATAGAGAAGAGGTTACCTTGCACCCTTGAAGAGCTCTATAAGGGCACTACCAAAAAAATGAAGATCTCAAGGGAGATTGCTGATGCAAGTGG GAAAACTTTACCTGTGGAGGAGATATTGACCTTGGAAATTAAAGCAGGGTGGAAGAAGGGAACAAAGATCACATTCACAGAGAAAGGGAATGAGCTTCCAAATATGATTGCTTCTGATCTTGTGTTTGTTATTGATGAGAAACCTCACCCAGTCTTTACTAGAGATGGTAACGATTTGGTTGTGACACAAAAAGTGTCACTTGCAGAAGCTCTTACAGGTTACACTGTTCATCTTACAACACTGGATGGAAGGGCTCTAAACATTACCATTAACAATGTTATTCATCCAAACTATGAAGAGGTTGTCCCAAAGGAAGGGATGCCAATTTCAAAAGATCCTTCAAAGAAGGGTAATCTTAGAATCAAATTCAACATCAAATTCCCGGCAAAGTTGACATCAGAGCAAAAGGCAGGAATCAAGAAGCTGCTGTCATATTGA
- the LOC106769405 gene encoding uncharacterized protein LOC106769405 isoform X1, producing the protein MSLMNSPTRVTVGDANYMDWTGVNNHYRTAYKVDDQKSVMDVALISNMDPVNIGLACSDKPGPVTSLKPRKKTMTSVYLKFFETAVDGKTRRCKFCGQSYSIATATGNLGRHLANRHPGYDKSGDAVNNSAARPITVVKKSQPQGKANQVDYDHLNWLLVRWLVLAALPPSILEEKWLVNSYKFLNPSIQLWPSDKYRTVLDEVFRSMREDVRALLEQVSSKLSITLDFWTSFEQIYYMSVTCQWIDENWCFQKLLLDICRIPYPCGSTEIYRSLVKVLKFYNIETRILSCTHDNSTSAMHACHTLKEDLDGQKIGPFCYIPCAARTLNVIIDDGLRSAKQVISKIREFVIELNASPVISEDFIQISTAYQEGIWKFPLDISARWSGNYQMLDLVRKAGKSVDAVIRKYEEMLGSRMLLGSSDKSVVSIMHQYLEPFYKTTNNICTSKVPTVGLVLFFMDHISETINSCRESRHSPDWLKNAAEEMAKKARNYIHQVCNIFTYMTAILDPRIKGELIPDSLNSETFLDDARSHFIRNYSTSHFSSMSSGYNAQEIEEGGSVSFAEEIARKKRRTTMSSATDELTQYLSEAPAPIPTDVLEWWKVNSTRYPRLSVMARDFLAVQATSVVPEELFCGKGDEIDKQRICMPHDSTQAILCIKSWIQVGVKFKFKSTEIDYERLMELAAAAAATDNSPASSDKKPK; encoded by the exons ATGAGTCTCATGAACTCTCCCACACGG GTGACGGTTGGTGATGCTAATTACATGGACTGGACTGGCGTTAACAACCACTACAGAACTGCTTACAAAG tggACGACCAAAAATCCGTTATGGATGTGGCACTCATTTCAAACATGGATCCTGTAAATATTGGGCTGGCTTGTTCAGACAAGCCAGGTCCCGTCACTTCCCTGAAGCCCAGAAAGAAAACAATGACATCAGTGTATTTGAAGTTCTTTGAGACAGCTGTTGATGGCAAGACTCGCAGATGCAAGTTCTGTGGACAGAGCTATTCCATTGCAACCGCTACAG GCAATCTGGGAAGGCATCTTGCTAATCGCCATCCAGGTTATGACAAGTCAGGTGACGCTGTCAACAATTCAGCTGCAAGGCCTATCACTGTGGTGAAGAAGTCACAGCCTCAAGGAAAAGCAAACCAGGTGGATTATGATCATCTAAATTGGTTGCTCGTTAGGTGGCTTGTTCTAGCTGCTCTCCCACCTTCAATTCTAGAAGAGAAGTGGCTTGTGAATTCCTACAAATTTTTGAATCCTTCCATACAACTCTGGCCAAGTGACAAGTATAGAACTGTACTTGATGAAGTCTTCAGAAGCATGAGGGAAGATGTAAGAGCATTGTTGGAACAGGTTTCTTCAAAGTTGTCCATTACACTTGATTTCTGGACCTCCTTTGAACAGATTTACTATATGAGTGTGACATGTCAATGGATCGACGAAAACTGGTGCTTCCAGAAATTGCTTCTTGATATCTGTCGAATTCCTTATCCATGTGGGAGTACAGAGATATATCGTTCCCTCGTAAAAGTTCTCAAATTTTACAATATTGAAACCAGAATTCTGTCCTGTACCCACGACAATAGTACAAGTGCTATGCATGCTTGCCATACTTTGAAAGAGGACTTAGATGGCCAGAAAATAGGGCCTTTCTGTTATATTCCCTGTGCTGCTCGAACTTTGAATGTGATAATAGATGATGGATTGAGATCTGCAAAACAAGTAATTTCTAAGATACGGGAGTTTGTAATAGAGTTAAATGCCTCACCAGTGATCTCTGAGgattttattcaaatatccaCTGCTTATCAAGAAGGCATCTGGAAATTTCCTCTTGATATTTCAGCGAGGTGGAGTGGAAACTACCAAATGCTTGATCTTGTTCGCAAG GCAGGTAAATCAGTGGATGCTGTTATTCGAAAATACGAAGAAATGCTAGGCAGCAGGATGCTGCTGGGATCTTCTGACAAAAGTGTGGTTAGCATCATGCATCAATATCTTGAACCATTCTACAAAACCACAAACAACATCTGCACAAGTAAGGTGCCAACGGTTGGGCTTGTGCTTTTCTTCATGGATCACATATCAGAGACCATTAATTCCTGCAGAGAATCGCGCCACAGCCCAGACTGGCTAAAAAATGCTGCAGAGGAAATGGCTAAAAAGGCCAGAAACTACATCCACCAGGTTTGCAACATATTCACTTATATGACTGCAATTCTAGATCCTCGAATAAAGGGAGAGCTGATCCCTGATAGTTTAAACTCGGAAACTTTTTTGGACGATGCGAGATCccattttataagaaattattcTACCAGCCATTTCTCATCCATGAGTTCTGGATACAATGCTCAAGAAATTGAAGAAGGAGGAAGCGTTTCCTTTGCAGAGGAAATTGCACGCAAGAAGCGAAGGACAACCATGAGTTCTGCTACTGATGAGCTTACACAGTACCTTTCAGAGGCTCCAGCTCCAATACCAACAGATGTtctagagtggtggaaggtcaACAGTACACGCTACCCTCGACTATCTGTTATGGCTAGAGATTTCCTGGCTGTGCAGGCAACTTCAGTTGTGCCTGAAGAACTTTTCTGTGGCAAGGGTGATGAAATTGACAAGCAACGAATCTGTATGCCACATGACAGCACACAGGCAATTCTTTGTATCAAGTCATGGATTCAGGTTGGCGTCAAGTTTAAGTTTAAATCCACTGAAATAGATTATGAGCGGTTGATGGAATTGGCAGCAGCAGCTGCTGCAACAGATAATAGTCCTGCAAGTTCTGATAAGAAGCCAAAGTAA
- the LOC106769405 gene encoding uncharacterized protein LOC106769405 isoform X2, translating to MDWTGVNNHYRTAYKVDDQKSVMDVALISNMDPVNIGLACSDKPGPVTSLKPRKKTMTSVYLKFFETAVDGKTRRCKFCGQSYSIATATGNLGRHLANRHPGYDKSGDAVNNSAARPITVVKKSQPQGKANQVDYDHLNWLLVRWLVLAALPPSILEEKWLVNSYKFLNPSIQLWPSDKYRTVLDEVFRSMREDVRALLEQVSSKLSITLDFWTSFEQIYYMSVTCQWIDENWCFQKLLLDICRIPYPCGSTEIYRSLVKVLKFYNIETRILSCTHDNSTSAMHACHTLKEDLDGQKIGPFCYIPCAARTLNVIIDDGLRSAKQVISKIREFVIELNASPVISEDFIQISTAYQEGIWKFPLDISARWSGNYQMLDLVRKAGKSVDAVIRKYEEMLGSRMLLGSSDKSVVSIMHQYLEPFYKTTNNICTSKVPTVGLVLFFMDHISETINSCRESRHSPDWLKNAAEEMAKKARNYIHQVCNIFTYMTAILDPRIKGELIPDSLNSETFLDDARSHFIRNYSTSHFSSMSSGYNAQEIEEGGSVSFAEEIARKKRRTTMSSATDELTQYLSEAPAPIPTDVLEWWKVNSTRYPRLSVMARDFLAVQATSVVPEELFCGKGDEIDKQRICMPHDSTQAILCIKSWIQVGVKFKFKSTEIDYERLMELAAAAAATDNSPASSDKKPK from the exons ATGGACTGGACTGGCGTTAACAACCACTACAGAACTGCTTACAAAG tggACGACCAAAAATCCGTTATGGATGTGGCACTCATTTCAAACATGGATCCTGTAAATATTGGGCTGGCTTGTTCAGACAAGCCAGGTCCCGTCACTTCCCTGAAGCCCAGAAAGAAAACAATGACATCAGTGTATTTGAAGTTCTTTGAGACAGCTGTTGATGGCAAGACTCGCAGATGCAAGTTCTGTGGACAGAGCTATTCCATTGCAACCGCTACAG GCAATCTGGGAAGGCATCTTGCTAATCGCCATCCAGGTTATGACAAGTCAGGTGACGCTGTCAACAATTCAGCTGCAAGGCCTATCACTGTGGTGAAGAAGTCACAGCCTCAAGGAAAAGCAAACCAGGTGGATTATGATCATCTAAATTGGTTGCTCGTTAGGTGGCTTGTTCTAGCTGCTCTCCCACCTTCAATTCTAGAAGAGAAGTGGCTTGTGAATTCCTACAAATTTTTGAATCCTTCCATACAACTCTGGCCAAGTGACAAGTATAGAACTGTACTTGATGAAGTCTTCAGAAGCATGAGGGAAGATGTAAGAGCATTGTTGGAACAGGTTTCTTCAAAGTTGTCCATTACACTTGATTTCTGGACCTCCTTTGAACAGATTTACTATATGAGTGTGACATGTCAATGGATCGACGAAAACTGGTGCTTCCAGAAATTGCTTCTTGATATCTGTCGAATTCCTTATCCATGTGGGAGTACAGAGATATATCGTTCCCTCGTAAAAGTTCTCAAATTTTACAATATTGAAACCAGAATTCTGTCCTGTACCCACGACAATAGTACAAGTGCTATGCATGCTTGCCATACTTTGAAAGAGGACTTAGATGGCCAGAAAATAGGGCCTTTCTGTTATATTCCCTGTGCTGCTCGAACTTTGAATGTGATAATAGATGATGGATTGAGATCTGCAAAACAAGTAATTTCTAAGATACGGGAGTTTGTAATAGAGTTAAATGCCTCACCAGTGATCTCTGAGgattttattcaaatatccaCTGCTTATCAAGAAGGCATCTGGAAATTTCCTCTTGATATTTCAGCGAGGTGGAGTGGAAACTACCAAATGCTTGATCTTGTTCGCAAG GCAGGTAAATCAGTGGATGCTGTTATTCGAAAATACGAAGAAATGCTAGGCAGCAGGATGCTGCTGGGATCTTCTGACAAAAGTGTGGTTAGCATCATGCATCAATATCTTGAACCATTCTACAAAACCACAAACAACATCTGCACAAGTAAGGTGCCAACGGTTGGGCTTGTGCTTTTCTTCATGGATCACATATCAGAGACCATTAATTCCTGCAGAGAATCGCGCCACAGCCCAGACTGGCTAAAAAATGCTGCAGAGGAAATGGCTAAAAAGGCCAGAAACTACATCCACCAGGTTTGCAACATATTCACTTATATGACTGCAATTCTAGATCCTCGAATAAAGGGAGAGCTGATCCCTGATAGTTTAAACTCGGAAACTTTTTTGGACGATGCGAGATCccattttataagaaattattcTACCAGCCATTTCTCATCCATGAGTTCTGGATACAATGCTCAAGAAATTGAAGAAGGAGGAAGCGTTTCCTTTGCAGAGGAAATTGCACGCAAGAAGCGAAGGACAACCATGAGTTCTGCTACTGATGAGCTTACACAGTACCTTTCAGAGGCTCCAGCTCCAATACCAACAGATGTtctagagtggtggaaggtcaACAGTACACGCTACCCTCGACTATCTGTTATGGCTAGAGATTTCCTGGCTGTGCAGGCAACTTCAGTTGTGCCTGAAGAACTTTTCTGTGGCAAGGGTGATGAAATTGACAAGCAACGAATCTGTATGCCACATGACAGCACACAGGCAATTCTTTGTATCAAGTCATGGATTCAGGTTGGCGTCAAGTTTAAGTTTAAATCCACTGAAATAGATTATGAGCGGTTGATGGAATTGGCAGCAGCAGCTGCTGCAACAGATAATAGTCCTGCAAGTTCTGATAAGAAGCCAAAGTAA